The following proteins are co-located in the Insulibacter thermoxylanivorax genome:
- a CDS encoding radical SAM protein, translating to MYLVYADKDGNVYNHDEWYGLGRNGDVVTEILPEELIPLPSGAVLVSMPCTRPIGMDPKTGEMFRMDGEYTAVGALLPQGYTRLLLPGYVKSDDQALPIFGYTAVVWHEGGFYVAAEQTDDPEPWDPQNCDVDQLERQVELLNTRYPNNRLYQHLTKCALEYECLTASNTFLQRLEGGVPVSYSCNAGCFGCISDQPEDRGFVAPQTRMNFRPTVDEVVEIMLEHLTAPDRIISFGQGCEGEPSTQFPMIIEAIRRVRAKTDQGYINMNSNAGLTDQIRMIVDAGLDLMRVSTISALDDHYNAYYQPRGYTLQHVERSLKYASSQGVYTSINYLIFPGVTDREEEVEAMIEFARRTELKMIQLRNLNIDPESYLNLIPPARSEMLGMQQAIEYMRQELPDVVIGSYTHIPPSGRNRAHIAHSQLEELGRSPN from the coding sequence ATGTATCTAGTATATGCGGATAAGGACGGTAACGTCTACAACCATGATGAATGGTATGGGCTGGGAAGAAACGGTGATGTGGTCACCGAGATTCTGCCGGAGGAACTGATCCCCCTGCCGTCCGGCGCTGTGCTTGTATCCATGCCCTGTACAAGGCCGATTGGCATGGATCCAAAGACGGGTGAGATGTTCCGCATGGACGGAGAGTATACCGCTGTGGGAGCGCTTCTGCCGCAGGGATACACAAGGCTGCTCTTACCCGGCTATGTGAAGAGCGATGATCAAGCATTGCCGATCTTCGGTTATACGGCGGTCGTGTGGCATGAAGGCGGATTCTATGTTGCTGCCGAGCAGACCGATGATCCCGAGCCCTGGGATCCGCAGAACTGCGATGTGGATCAGTTGGAGCGGCAGGTAGAGCTATTGAATACCCGCTATCCGAACAATCGCTTATATCAGCATCTTACGAAATGTGCCTTGGAGTATGAGTGCCTTACCGCATCCAACACCTTCCTGCAGCGATTGGAAGGCGGCGTCCCCGTATCCTACTCCTGCAACGCCGGCTGCTTCGGCTGCATCTCGGATCAACCGGAGGACAGAGGATTCGTCGCGCCCCAGACCAGGATGAACTTTAGACCTACGGTTGACGAGGTCGTGGAGATCATGTTAGAACATCTGACGGCGCCGGATCGGATCATCAGTTTCGGACAGGGCTGTGAAGGCGAACCATCGACCCAGTTTCCTATGATCATCGAAGCGATTCGCCGCGTCCGGGCGAAGACGGATCAAGGCTATATCAACATGAACTCGAATGCAGGACTTACTGATCAGATCCGCATGATCGTTGATGCCGGATTGGATCTGATGCGGGTAAGCACGATCAGTGCTCTGGATGATCATTACAATGCCTATTATCAGCCGCGGGGGTATACCTTGCAGCATGTTGAGCGATCATTAAAGTATGCATCGTCGCAAGGGGTATACACCTCCATCAACTATCTGATCTTCCCCGGCGTGACGGATCGCGAAGAGGAAGTGGAGGCGATGATCGAGTTTGCGAGACGAACGGAACTGAAGATGATCCAGCTTCGCAATCTGAACATCGATCCGGAAAGTTACCTGAATCTCATCCCTCCGGCACGAAGCGAGATGCTGGGCATGCAACAAGCGATCGAGTATATGCGCCAGGAACTGCCCGATGTAGTGATCGGCTCCTATACACATATTCCGCCGTCGGGCAGGAACCGCGCTCATATCGCACACAGCCAGTTGGAAGAACTCGGACGCAGTCCCAATTAG
- a CDS encoding YbaB/EbfC family nucleoid-associated protein, with protein MRNMNQMMRQFKKMQEQMMKAQEELANKTVEGSAGGGVVTVSMNGHKKVLGITINPEAVDPDDVEMLQDLVMAAVNDALAKADELVSQDLGRFTGGLNLPGLF; from the coding sequence ATGCGTAATATGAATCAGATGATGAGACAATTTAAGAAAATGCAGGAACAAATGATGAAAGCCCAGGAAGAGCTGGCGAACAAAACCGTCGAAGGCTCGGCCGGCGGCGGTGTGGTAACGGTCAGCATGAATGGGCATAAGAAAGTGCTGGGCATCACGATTAATCCTGAAGCCGTTGACCCGGATGATGTGGAGATGCTGCAAGACCTGGTGATGGCAGCGGTGAACGATGCCCTGGCGAAGGCTGACGAATTGGTAAGTCAGGACTTAGGCCGCTTCACAGGAGGCTTGAATCTGCCCGGATTATTCTAA
- a CDS encoding class I SAM-dependent methyltransferase encodes MNGGVVWRTFIPVHAETCLDIGCGKGELSAMAAQKAQRVIAVDLAEQMIEKAKVLHSNPNIEYICSNVLDLDVADNSLDAIVTSAAAHHLPYEWLLNFPKDKLKKGSRLIILDLVKANTLSDHLLRGFAFLPNIFMNLIKNGRLQKR; translated from the coding sequence GTGAACGGGGGAGTGGTATGGAGGACTTTCATACCGGTTCATGCGGAAACATGTTTGGACATCGGCTGCGGAAAAGGAGAGCTCTCAGCCATGGCGGCCCAGAAAGCGCAGCGAGTCATCGCCGTTGATCTGGCGGAGCAGATGATTGAGAAGGCGAAGGTGCTGCATTCGAACCCTAATATCGAGTATATATGCAGCAATGTTCTTGATCTGGACGTTGCGGACAACAGTCTGGATGCCATAGTAACCAGTGCGGCTGCACACCATCTGCCCTATGAATGGCTGCTGAACTTTCCCAAGGACAAACTCAAAAAAGGCAGCAGACTCATCATCTTAGATCTTGTTAAAGCCAACACGCTGAGCGATCATCTGCTGAGGGGGTTTGCTTTTCTTCCTAATATCTTCATGAATCTGATCAAAAACGGCCGGCTTCAAAAAAGATGA
- a CDS encoding ATP-binding protein — translation MLNCHGCEVKNLLSSMDLKIPLSLQSLFHFIGCYPSSSIVLIDEEGKISRLSTTFMQAMGYTAMELQGRTYTDILRGFTSLEDFYLHCKTHIRETNSLPKIEVKAKNGDWIVSEAFISRIIADESVEMSMLYLPHLNKKKHRTLLQQFSDSFLRNVNLGVMLFDPYGRLVEISDMACSILGHRRDCILNKTIDELFEAVPVESRLVHPSLLQGVVVRNRAVHWHNAHQGYDLLIDSNVLKDESEDIVGAYVIMKDVSNLRSLEAQLHRSDRLAMIGQIAAGTAHEIRNPLTSLRGFIQLLQSALENQKLDREVGYLTIMKNEIDRINELVNEFLLLSKPKDVRYRPTSVAGTIRNILPIIESEANLYGITVRYIHEPALPLVIADSELLKQVFLNISKNAIESMEGTGVLTIIERVGKDRQIHVDIQDTGPGIPNYIMDKIFDPFFTTKENGTGLGLAVCQRIIHDMGGYIRVRSKGYGTTFTITLPAQG, via the coding sequence ATGTTGAACTGTCATGGGTGTGAGGTGAAAAATTTGTTGTCTTCTATGGATTTAAAGATTCCATTATCTTTACAGTCCTTGTTTCATTTTATCGGATGTTACCCGAGCAGTTCTATTGTTTTAATCGACGAAGAGGGCAAGATCTCCAGGTTATCGACAACTTTCATGCAAGCGATGGGATATACAGCAATGGAACTTCAAGGGAGAACTTATACAGATATCTTGCGGGGTTTCACTTCATTGGAGGATTTCTATCTCCATTGTAAGACTCATATTCGTGAAACCAACTCCTTGCCGAAGATCGAGGTGAAGGCTAAAAACGGCGATTGGATCGTCTCGGAGGCGTTTATCTCCCGCATCATCGCCGATGAATCCGTTGAGATGAGCATGCTGTACTTGCCTCACCTGAACAAGAAGAAACATCGGACACTGCTGCAGCAATTTTCAGATTCTTTCCTGCGGAATGTGAATCTGGGGGTCATGCTGTTCGATCCATATGGACGACTGGTTGAAATCAGTGATATGGCTTGTTCAATCCTTGGACATCGCCGAGATTGTATATTGAACAAAACCATCGATGAATTATTCGAAGCGGTTCCGGTGGAAAGCCGATTAGTGCATCCATCCTTGCTGCAGGGAGTGGTCGTGCGCAATCGAGCGGTCCATTGGCACAACGCTCATCAGGGGTATGATCTGCTCATCGATTCCAATGTGCTGAAAGATGAATCAGAGGATATCGTAGGTGCTTATGTGATCATGAAGGACGTTTCGAATTTGCGCTCGTTGGAAGCGCAGCTGCACCGCAGCGACCGCTTAGCAATGATCGGTCAGATTGCCGCAGGAACAGCTCATGAGATCCGCAATCCCCTCACCTCTCTCCGAGGATTCATACAGCTCTTGCAATCGGCGCTCGAGAACCAGAAACTCGATCGCGAAGTCGGCTATCTGACGATCATGAAGAACGAAATCGACCGCATCAATGAGCTGGTCAATGAATTTCTGCTGCTCAGCAAACCCAAAGATGTGCGCTATCGTCCGACCTCGGTTGCCGGTACGATCCGCAATATCCTTCCAATCATCGAAAGTGAAGCCAATCTCTACGGGATCACTGTGCGATACATCCATGAACCGGCACTTCCATTGGTGATTGCAGACAGTGAACTGTTAAAACAGGTGTTTCTCAATATTTCTAAGAACGCCATAGAATCCATGGAAGGCACGGGCGTGCTGACGATCATAGAGCGGGTGGGAAAGGATCGTCAGATTCACGTGGATATTCAAGATACGGGTCCTGGAATCCCGAACTATATCATGGACAAAATCTTCGATCCGTTCTTCACGACCAAGGAAAACGGCACGGGGTTGGGACTGGCCGTCTGTCAGCGGATTATTCATGATATGGGGGGATACATCAGGGTGCGAAGCAAAGGTTATGGCACGACTTTTACGATTACCCTGCCTGCCCAAGGCTGA
- the rpmE gene encoding 50S ribosomal protein L31, with the protein MKQGIHPTYHVTTVTCACGNTFETGSVKENLRVEICSVCHPFFTGKQKFVDAGGRVEKFKKKYGL; encoded by the coding sequence ATGAAACAGGGAATTCATCCTACCTACCACGTGACGACGGTCACTTGCGCATGCGGGAATACATTTGAAACCGGCTCGGTGAAAGAAAATCTTCGTGTGGAGATCTGCTCTGTATGCCACCCATTCTTCACGGGTAAGCAGAAGTTCGTCGATGCCGGCGGTCGTGTCGAAAAGTTCAAGAAAAAATACGGACTATAA
- a CDS encoding pro-sigmaK processing inhibitor BofA family protein, giving the protein MSNFWWALFIIAAGILLYILLRPHLNAGTFLRFTANLLIAGLIVYGVQVTGILGEVQIPINIPTVMIAGLLGIPGVALLYGVQLLVFN; this is encoded by the coding sequence GTGAGCAACTTCTGGTGGGCATTATTCATTATAGCAGCTGGAATCCTGCTGTATATCTTGTTAAGACCTCATCTGAATGCGGGGACATTCCTGCGCTTCACAGCAAATCTATTGATCGCGGGACTGATCGTATATGGTGTGCAAGTCACGGGAATCTTAGGTGAAGTACAGATTCCGATTAATATTCCAACGGTGATGATCGCCGGGTTGCTGGGGATCCCCGGGGTTGCGCTGCTGTACGGCGTGCAGTTGTTGGTGTTTAATTAA
- the rho gene encoding transcription termination factor Rho — translation MDLQLAELEQLKLTELYNLAKKYQIPYYGQLKKKELIFAILRAQAEESGLMFMQGVLDILPEGYGFLRPINYLPSTEDIYISASQIRKFDLRPGDMVSGKCRAPKENERYFGLLHVDAVNGEKPETAAERLHFPALTPLYPQDKLVLETAPDNLATRIMDLMTPVGLGQRGLIVAPPKAGKTLLLKEIANSISHNYPDIELFVLLIDERPEEVTDMQRSVKGEVVASTFDELPENHIKVAELVLQRALRLVEHKRDVVILLDSITRLARAYNLVIPPSGRTLSGGIDPAAFHRPKRFFGSARNVEEGGSLTILATALIDTGSRMDDVIYEEFKGTGNMELHLDRKLAERRIFPAIDIRRSGTRREEMLLPKDVLDKVWMIRKSMNDSVECFEQFIKKISETKTNAEFLELLDQEKDRK, via the coding sequence ATGGACCTACAATTAGCTGAGTTGGAGCAGTTGAAACTGACCGAGCTGTACAACTTAGCCAAAAAATATCAAATTCCTTACTATGGTCAGTTGAAGAAGAAGGAATTGATCTTCGCAATATTGCGTGCACAGGCGGAAGAAAGCGGTTTGATGTTCATGCAAGGCGTATTGGACATCTTGCCGGAAGGGTATGGATTCTTAAGGCCGATTAATTATCTGCCAAGCACGGAAGATATCTATATATCCGCTTCACAGATCCGCAAATTCGATCTTCGCCCTGGTGATATGGTATCCGGCAAATGCCGGGCGCCGAAGGAGAATGAACGATATTTTGGTCTCCTGCATGTCGATGCGGTGAACGGTGAGAAACCTGAAACAGCGGCGGAGCGCCTTCATTTTCCTGCATTAACTCCCCTTTATCCTCAGGACAAACTCGTTCTTGAAACAGCCCCTGATAATCTGGCTACGCGTATCATGGATCTTATGACGCCGGTTGGTCTTGGGCAGCGCGGTCTGATCGTAGCTCCTCCTAAGGCGGGTAAGACATTGCTGCTTAAGGAGATCGCCAACAGCATCTCACATAACTATCCGGATATCGAGTTGTTCGTGCTGTTGATCGACGAGCGTCCTGAGGAAGTCACGGATATGCAGCGCTCGGTGAAGGGCGAAGTTGTGGCTTCTACCTTCGATGAATTGCCGGAGAATCATATCAAGGTAGCGGAGCTAGTCTTGCAGCGGGCATTGCGATTGGTAGAGCATAAGAGGGATGTGGTCATCCTCCTCGACAGCATCACGCGGCTGGCAAGAGCTTATAACCTCGTGATTCCGCCATCAGGCAGAACGCTGTCCGGCGGGATCGATCCGGCAGCTTTCCATCGTCCGAAGCGCTTCTTCGGATCGGCGCGGAACGTCGAAGAGGGCGGCAGCCTGACGATTCTCGCTACGGCCCTGATCGATACGGGATCGCGGATGGACGATGTGATCTATGAGGAATTCAAGGGAACGGGCAACATGGAGCTGCATCTGGACCGCAAGCTGGCAGAGCGCAGAATCTTCCCGGCGATCGATATCCGGCGCTCCGGTACGCGGCGGGAGGAGATGCTCTTGCCGAAGGATGTGCTGGATAAAGTGTGGATGATTCGCAAGTCGATGAACGATTCCGTCGAGTGTTTCGAGCAATTCATTAAGAAGATCAGCGAGACGAAGACCAATGCAGAGTTCTTAGAGCTGCTGGATCAAGAGAAGGACAGAAAATAA
- the recR gene encoding recombination mediator RecR, whose amino-acid sequence MYYPEPIAKLIDAFSRLPGIGPKTASRLAFYVLRMEENDVMDFAKALVSVKRNLQYCSICCNITDTDPCRICQDKSRDRSAICVVEEPKDLIAMERTKEFQGMYHVLHGAISPVEGIGPDDIRINELLNRLTDETVQELIIATNPNIEGEATAMYLSRLIKPFGIKVTRIAHGLPVGGDLEYADEVTLSKALEGRREL is encoded by the coding sequence GTGTATTATCCAGAACCGATTGCGAAGTTGATCGATGCTTTCTCTAGACTGCCGGGCATCGGGCCTAAGACGGCAAGCCGGCTGGCTTTCTATGTCCTGCGCATGGAAGAGAACGATGTCATGGACTTCGCTAAGGCGTTAGTCAGTGTTAAACGTAATCTGCAATATTGCTCCATCTGCTGCAACATCACGGATACGGATCCGTGCCGCATCTGTCAGGATAAGAGCAGGGATCGTTCGGCGATCTGCGTCGTAGAGGAGCCGAAGGATCTCATCGCGATGGAGCGAACGAAGGAATTCCAAGGGATGTACCATGTGCTTCACGGTGCGATCTCGCCGGTTGAGGGGATCGGTCCAGATGATATCCGGATCAACGAGCTGCTCAATCGCTTGACCGATGAGACGGTACAGGAACTCATCATCGCAACGAATCCCAATATCGAAGGGGAAGCGACGGCGATGTACCTCTCCCGTTTGATTAAACCCTTCGGCATCAAGGTAACGCGCATCGCTCACGGGCTGCCTGTAGGCGGAGATCTTGAGTACGCCGATGAAGTGACCTTATCGAAGGCATTGGAAGGACGTCGCGAGTTATAG
- the dnaX gene encoding DNA polymerase III subunit gamma/tau: MNRVALYRAWRPQTFQDVVGQQHITQTLHNSLKENKVSHAYLFSGPRGTGKTSTAKILAKAVNCERGLEHAPCNECSACQRIQSGAVMDVVEIDAASNRGVEEIREIRDKVKYAPAEVRRKVYIIDEVHMLTPEAFNALLKTLEEPPEHAMFILATTEPHKLPATIISRCQRFDFRRVPLTEQVERMRMICAEEGIEAEERALHYLARLSDGGMRDALSLLDQVSAFSGSQVTYETAVAITGGIPQEQFQELAEAVLEHSIGRALEIVDHFIQDGKSADKCLENMLLYFRDLLMALMAPDTMALQERLHDLEAHRQLAERFGRERLFAIIETINRYQVELKYAVQPQTILEVAVLKLCTDTGTATVNISDAPWKQELDQLRAAVQKLQQEVTALRQQGIAANRTAAMEPADQPGMMSRMRREAASARKQPARSIKSAAALQMFIEQADEAAMAKVLDQWPLILQQVKDRKITVHAWLIDGEPVAVAKDSLLLAFKSAMHRETTEKPANRQLIEQVIQEVLGQPLSIATVMRNDWQAAQERADDHRATSRPEVLQLTHEEEPEEQEWIKEAIQLFGEDLVKIKDE; the protein is encoded by the coding sequence TTGAACAGAGTGGCATTGTATCGTGCTTGGCGGCCGCAGACGTTCCAGGACGTCGTGGGGCAGCAGCACATCACACAGACGCTGCACAATTCACTGAAGGAAAACAAGGTATCCCATGCATATTTATTCAGCGGCCCCCGCGGAACTGGTAAGACGAGTACGGCGAAGATTCTGGCGAAGGCGGTGAACTGCGAAAGAGGTCTTGAGCATGCGCCGTGCAATGAATGCTCGGCTTGTCAGCGGATTCAGTCAGGTGCGGTGATGGACGTGGTCGAGATCGACGCGGCTTCCAACCGCGGCGTCGAAGAGATTCGGGAGATCCGCGACAAGGTCAAATATGCACCAGCTGAAGTACGCCGCAAGGTGTATATCATCGATGAAGTGCATATGTTAACACCGGAAGCCTTTAACGCCTTGCTTAAGACGCTGGAGGAACCGCCTGAGCATGCGATGTTCATCCTCGCTACCACCGAGCCCCACAAACTGCCTGCGACGATCATCTCGCGTTGTCAGAGGTTTGATTTTCGCCGCGTGCCGTTAACGGAACAGGTCGAACGCATGCGGATGATCTGCGCTGAAGAAGGAATCGAAGCAGAAGAACGGGCGCTGCACTATCTGGCCAGATTAAGCGACGGCGGCATGCGCGATGCCCTCAGCTTGTTGGATCAGGTATCGGCCTTCTCGGGTTCACAGGTTACTTACGAGACGGCTGTGGCTATCACCGGCGGCATCCCGCAGGAACAGTTTCAGGAACTTGCTGAGGCGGTACTGGAGCACAGTATCGGCCGGGCGCTCGAAATCGTCGATCATTTCATCCAGGATGGCAAGAGTGCAGACAAATGCTTGGAAAATATGTTACTCTATTTCCGGGATTTGCTCATGGCGCTCATGGCCCCGGATACGATGGCGCTGCAAGAGAGGCTGCATGATCTCGAAGCCCATCGTCAGCTGGCCGAACGTTTCGGACGGGAGAGGCTCTTTGCCATTATCGAGACGATCAACCGCTACCAAGTGGAGCTGAAGTATGCGGTTCAGCCCCAGACGATCTTGGAAGTCGCTGTGCTGAAGTTATGTACGGACACGGGAACCGCTACGGTGAATATATCCGATGCACCGTGGAAACAGGAGCTGGATCAGCTGAGAGCCGCTGTACAGAAGCTGCAGCAAGAGGTGACGGCACTGCGTCAACAAGGGATTGCAGCGAATCGAACGGCTGCCATGGAGCCTGCGGATCAGCCCGGCATGATGAGCAGAATGCGGCGAGAGGCAGCATCCGCAAGGAAACAGCCGGCTCGCAGCATCAAGTCAGCGGCCGCGCTTCAGATGTTCATCGAGCAGGCGGATGAAGCAGCGATGGCCAAAGTACTGGATCAATGGCCGCTGATCCTGCAGCAGGTCAAGGATCGGAAGATTACGGTGCATGCATGGCTCATCGACGGCGAACCAGTGGCCGTGGCGAAGGACTCGCTGTTGCTTGCTTTTAAGAGTGCGATGCATCGCGAGACGACGGAGAAACCTGCGAATCGTCAGCTGATCGAGCAGGTCATTCAAGAAGTGCTCGGCCAGCCCCTTTCGATCGCAACTGTGATGAGGAATGATTGGCAAGCCGCTCAAGAGCGGGCCGATGATCATAGAGCAACGTCACGACCCGAGGTCCTGCAATTAACCCATGAAGAAGAGCCGGAGGAGCAGGAATGGATTAAGGAAGCGATTCAGCTCTTCGGGGAAGATCTGGTGAAAATTAAGGATGAATGA
- the fba gene encoding class II fructose-1,6-bisphosphate aldolase, translating to MPLVSMNEFLPKAKEKKFAVGQFNMNNLEFAQAIVEAAMELNSPFIYGVSEGALKYMGIEFTVAIAEAAAKKSGLPIALHLDHGSSFEVAMACIRAGFSSVMFDGSHYPLEENIRLTREIVKAAHAMGVSVEGELGTIGGVEDDLSVDEADATLAKPEEAIRFYEETGVDALAIAVGTAHGMYSGEPNIRFDIIEEVASKVPVPIVLHGGSGVPDEAIRKAIQCGVGKINVNTENQVAATQTIREVLSKDEKVIDPRKYLGPARDAMIEVVKAKIKLFGSENQA from the coding sequence ATGCCTTTAGTATCCATGAATGAATTTCTTCCCAAAGCGAAAGAAAAGAAGTTTGCAGTAGGCCAATTTAACATGAACAACCTCGAGTTCGCGCAAGCGATCGTGGAAGCCGCGATGGAACTGAATTCGCCTTTTATATATGGGGTGAGTGAAGGTGCGCTGAAGTACATGGGGATCGAGTTTACCGTAGCGATCGCCGAAGCCGCTGCGAAGAAGTCGGGGCTGCCGATTGCGCTGCATCTGGACCATGGCAGCAGCTTCGAAGTAGCGATGGCTTGTATCCGCGCAGGATTCTCCTCGGTGATGTTCGATGGTTCCCACTATCCGCTAGAGGAGAACATCCGCCTGACGAGAGAGATCGTCAAGGCAGCTCATGCGATGGGCGTATCTGTCGAAGGTGAACTGGGGACGATCGGCGGTGTCGAGGATGACCTCAGCGTCGATGAGGCGGACGCAACATTGGCTAAGCCGGAAGAGGCGATTCGTTTCTATGAAGAGACTGGTGTGGACGCACTGGCGATTGCGGTTGGCACAGCGCACGGCATGTACTCCGGCGAGCCGAATATCCGCTTCGATATCATCGAAGAAGTGGCCAGCAAGGTGCCGGTACCGATCGTTCTGCACGGCGGATCCGGGGTTCCGGATGAAGCGATCCGCAAAGCGATTCAATGCGGCGTAGGCAAGATTAACGTGAACACGGAGAACCAAGTTGCTGCTACGCAAACGATCCGTGAAGTCTTGAGCAAGGATGAGAAAGTCATCGATCCGAGGAAATATCTGGGCCCTGCGAGAGACGCGATGATCGAAGTGGTCAAAGCGAAGATCAAGCTGTTCGGCAGCGAGAATCAAGCTTAA
- a CDS encoding DUF2508 family protein: protein MRRWEWRLLGSRLIRRFIEQRAGDGRESVSEPVHEPVDEEAAAESRAGMEIDSIEDAVEMGAGKLSNEAAEDVELEAAERMDHTADESGGSDEEVIIERPVAGAAVRGELSSAENRRLNSHREQLRAVTEEEYAQLTAECQKALDQWKNAQSKLDWVVEANQIDYAIYSLIAAEKRYTSLLREAKQMHRLRLAKNGE, encoded by the coding sequence ATGCGGAGATGGGAATGGAGATTGCTTGGGAGCAGGCTCATAAGGCGGTTCATAGAGCAGAGGGCGGGGGACGGGCGCGAATCAGTGAGTGAACCTGTACATGAACCAGTGGATGAAGAGGCAGCGGCAGAGTCGAGGGCAGGGATGGAGATCGATTCGATCGAGGATGCAGTTGAGATGGGAGCGGGAAAGTTGTCCAATGAGGCGGCTGAGGATGTTGAATTGGAAGCAGCAGAGAGAATGGATCATACAGCGGATGAATCAGGCGGTTCAGATGAGGAAGTGATCATAGAACGGCCAGTTGCTGGGGCGGCGGTTCGGGGGGAACTGAGCAGTGCGGAGAATCGGCGGCTGAATTCGCATAGGGAACAACTAAGAGCGGTGACCGAAGAAGAATACGCTCAGCTGACTGCAGAATGCCAGAAGGCATTGGATCAGTGGAAAAACGCCCAGAGCAAGCTGGATTGGGTCGTTGAGGCGAATCAGATTGACTATGCCATCTATTCTTTGATAGCGGCGGAGAAGCGTTACACATCGCTGCTTAGGGAAGCGAAACAGATGCATAGGTTAAGGCTGGCGAAGAACGGTGAATAA
- a CDS encoding UDP-N-acetylglucosamine 1-carboxyvinyltransferase — MKKLIIAGGRPLRGSVQMSGAKNSAIALIPAALLADSPVTLENLPRLSDVAIYAEILEELGAKVDWVGDKMTIDPTNLQPKPMPNGHVNKIRASYYLMGVLLGRFGEAVVGMPGGCNFEPRPIDQHIKGFEALGAEVRNEQGCIHLKAKELRGAKIYLDVVSVGATINIMLAASRAKGVTIIENAAKEPEIIDVATLLSSMGVKIKGAGTETIRIEGAEELRGCRHSIIPDRIQAGTYMIIAAATRGDITIENVIPKHLEAVTAKLQEMGVHVYEMDESIRVVGQPTYESVDVKALVYPGFPADLQSPMTSLMTQARGTSIMTDHVFNNRFKHVPELQRMGAKIRVEGRTAIVEGSQLNAARVRATDLRAGASLVVAALTVPTGLTEITGVEYIDRGYDHLVENLQRLGAEVWREEE, encoded by the coding sequence ATGAAAAAGTTGATTATCGCGGGTGGACGACCTCTGCGGGGTTCCGTTCAGATGAGCGGTGCGAAGAACAGTGCAATCGCACTCATACCTGCTGCTCTGCTGGCAGACTCTCCAGTGACCTTGGAGAACCTGCCGCGATTAAGCGATGTAGCGATCTATGCTGAGATCCTGGAGGAGTTAGGCGCTAAAGTAGATTGGGTCGGGGACAAGATGACCATCGATCCGACGAACTTGCAGCCTAAACCGATGCCTAACGGCCATGTGAACAAGATTCGAGCTTCCTATTATCTGATGGGCGTGCTTCTTGGCCGTTTTGGAGAAGCTGTTGTCGGCATGCCCGGCGGATGCAACTTTGAACCGCGTCCGATTGATCAACATATCAAGGGTTTCGAAGCATTGGGCGCCGAGGTGCGCAATGAACAAGGATGTATTCATCTTAAAGCCAAAGAACTTCGCGGTGCGAAGATCTATCTGGATGTCGTCAGCGTAGGGGCGACGATCAACATCATGTTAGCCGCCTCACGGGCAAAGGGTGTAACCATTATCGAGAATGCGGCGAAGGAGCCGGAGATCATCGATGTAGCCACCTTGTTAAGCTCGATGGGGGTGAAGATCAAAGGTGCCGGAACGGAGACGATCCGCATCGAAGGTGCTGAGGAACTGCGCGGATGCCGGCATTCGATCATCCCGGACCGGATCCAGGCAGGCACTTATATGATTATAGCAGCTGCTACACGCGGCGATATAACGATCGAAAATGTCATCCCGAAGCATCTTGAAGCCGTGACAGCCAAGCTTCAAGAGATGGGAGTTCATGTATATGAGATGGATGAAAGCATACGTGTGGTTGGCCAGCCAACCTATGAGAGCGTTGATGTTAAAGCGCTTGTATACCCCGGTTTTCCCGCAGATTTGCAATCCCCTATGACCAGCCTTATGACACAAGCAAGAGGTACCAGCATCATGACCGATCATGTGTTCAACAACCGGTTCAAACATGTTCCGGAACTGCAGCGCATGGGAGCGAAGATCCGCGTTGAAGGAAGGACGGCGATCGTCGAAGGGTCGCAGCTGAACGCGGCCCGCGTGCGAGCGACGGATCTGCGAGCTGGAGCCAGCTTGGTGGTTGCAGCCCTTACTGTTCCTACCGGATTAACTGAGATCACAGGAGTAGAGTATATAGACCGAGGATATGATCATCTCGTTGAGAATTTGCAGCGTTTAGGCGCTGAAGTATGGCGTGAAGAAGAATAG